In a genomic window of Ranitomeya imitator isolate aRanImi1 chromosome 5, aRanImi1.pri, whole genome shotgun sequence:
- the LOC138680567 gene encoding uncharacterized protein produces MLTSDESSVVAAALVFEAARLQEERRPKRKRRMWTRSWLQKRSTLSHMGLIRELRDNNPHDFQNYLRMSEESFKIILSAVTPLIQRCDTPMRAAVPVDERLAVTLRFLATGRSLQDLQFSAAVSRPFLSVVIPETCEAIVHSLRHYMEFPKTADDWKRIASDFDELWQFPNCGGALDGKHVRITQPANSGSFFFNYKGYFSVILMALVNANYEFVDVDVGMNGRVSDGGVFEHTSFGESLRNNELLLPLNEDTKANLNFVFIAD; encoded by the exons atgctcacttccgatgagagttctgttgttgctgctgccctggtgtttgaggcagcacgtctccaagaggagagacgtcctaaacgaaaacgtcgcatgtggacccggagctggctgcagaaaagatccacattgtcacacatgggtctcataagagagttacgtgacaataaccctcatgatttccaaaactaccttcggatgtccgaggaatccttcaaaataatactgtctgctgttacgccactcatacaaaggtgtgatacgccgatgcgtgcagccgtgcccgtggatgaaaggttggcggtgacactgcggttcctggcaacaggaaggtctcttcaggatttgcagttttccgcagctgtttccagacctttcctgagcgttgtgattccggagacatgcgaggccattgtgcacagcttaaggcattatatggag tttcccaagacggcggatgactggaagaggattgcttccgattttgatgagctgtggcagtttccaaactgcggtggtgcattagatggaaagcatgtgcgcatcacgcaaccagccaactctggatccttttttttcaactacaaaggatatttcagtgtgatcctcatggcccttgtcaatgcgaactatgagtttgtcgatgtggatgttggcatgaatggtcgagtctccgacggtggtgtttttgaacacacttcatttggggaaagcttgaggaacaatgaactgctgttgccactaaatgaagacacaaaagcaaacctaaattttgtcttcatcgctgattaa